The following are encoded in a window of Pseudalgibacter alginicilyticus genomic DNA:
- a CDS encoding hemolysin family protein — protein MSLVVVIIIVSLLLSAFFSGMEIAYVSSNKIHIEIEKMQEGVLAKVLSKLTARPSKFIATMLIGNNIALVVYGFFMGDLLVEKFQTLLPASSSFVNYILTDLSLLTQTIISTLVILITAEFLPKVFFQIYSNSLLKLLAIPAYVFYVLFSGVSDFVIWISDTVLKLFFKTEGDQIQMAFTKVELGHYISEQMESVEAHEDVDTEIQIFQNALEFSEVKARDVMVPRTEIIAVEKSESIKTLNALFTESGCTKILVYKDTIDDILGYVHSFELFKKPKSIQSIILPVEFVPETVLINDVLNVLIKKRKSIAVVLDEYGGTSGIMTVEDIVEELFGEIEDEHDTIVLIEEQLEENVFKFSARLDVDYINETYKINLPESENYGTLGGLIVNATEEIPTKNEVVIIEAFQFTILEATNTKINLVELRLLQED, from the coding sequence ATGAGTCTTGTGGTTGTTATTATAATCGTATCCTTATTACTTTCAGCCTTTTTTTCGGGTATGGAGATTGCTTATGTCTCTTCAAACAAAATTCATATCGAAATTGAGAAAATGCAAGAGGGAGTTTTGGCAAAAGTGCTTTCCAAACTAACTGCTAGACCTTCAAAATTTATTGCAACCATGCTAATTGGTAATAATATAGCTTTAGTTGTTTATGGGTTCTTTATGGGTGATCTGCTTGTTGAAAAGTTTCAAACCCTGCTTCCAGCGTCGTCTAGTTTTGTAAACTACATACTAACAGATTTAAGTTTGTTAACTCAAACGATTATTTCAACTTTAGTTATTTTAATAACGGCAGAGTTTTTGCCAAAAGTGTTTTTTCAAATTTATTCTAATAGCTTGCTAAAATTATTAGCAATACCCGCCTATGTATTTTATGTGTTGTTTTCCGGGGTTTCAGACTTTGTTATTTGGATATCAGATACGGTTTTAAAACTTTTTTTTAAAACCGAAGGCGATCAAATACAAATGGCTTTTACTAAGGTAGAACTTGGGCATTATATTAGTGAGCAAATGGAATCTGTAGAGGCGCATGAAGATGTAGATACTGAAATACAGATTTTTCAAAATGCGTTGGAGTTTTCTGAAGTTAAAGCACGGGATGTAATGGTGCCACGTACCGAAATTATTGCTGTTGAAAAAAGTGAAAGCATTAAAACGCTAAATGCACTTTTTACAGAATCTGGTTGTACAAAAATATTGGTTTATAAAGATACTATTGATGATATTTTAGGTTATGTACACTCATTTGAACTGTTTAAAAAACCAAAAAGTATACAATCTATTATATTGCCGGTAGAATTTGTTCCTGAAACCGTGTTGATTAATGATGTACTTAATGTACTTATAAAAAAGCGGAAAAGTATTGCCGTAGTTTTGGACGAATATGGAGGTACTTCAGGAATTATGACAGTGGAAGACATTGTTGAAGAACTTTTTGGTGAAATTGAAGATGAGCACGATACTATTGTGTTAATAGAAGAACAACTCGAGGAAAATGTTTTTAAATTTTCAGCCCGTTTGGATGTAGATTATATTAATGAAACCTATAAGATTAATCTTCCTGAAAGTGAAAATTATGGAACGCTTGGCGGATTGATTGTAAATGCTACAGAAGAGATTCCTACTAAAAATGAAGTAGTTATTATTGAAGCGTTTCAGTTTACAATATTAGAAGCTACAAACACAAAAATTAATTTAGTAGAATTGAGGCTTTTGCAAGAAGATTAG
- the lptC gene encoding LPS export ABC transporter periplasmic protein LptC, with the protein MKLFLKYHIFNIVTVIAVTMFFSCDNRLKEVQQIGISDNEPIGVAENIILKHIDSGKVESILTSPKMIDYSNRDFAFNEFPDGMHLELFDSKNQKTTIRSDYAIIYDKTGLTDLQGNVVLSTETKDTLFAEQLFFDKIKQWVFTNKPVKFRTGTDLINGNGFDSDKEFSQAEVLEINGIITLNE; encoded by the coding sequence ATGAAACTTTTTTTAAAATATCATATATTTAACATAGTCACCGTAATTGCGGTGACTATGTTTTTTTCATGCGATAATAGACTGAAAGAAGTGCAACAAATTGGCATTTCAGATAATGAACCTATAGGTGTTGCTGAAAATATAATACTTAAACACATAGATTCAGGTAAGGTAGAATCGATTCTTACAAGTCCTAAAATGATAGATTATTCAAACAGGGATTTTGCTTTTAATGAATTTCCAGATGGTATGCATTTAGAGTTGTTTGATTCTAAAAATCAAAAAACAACTATCCGATCTGATTATGCTATCATTTATGATAAAACAGGTTTAACAGATTTGCAAGGGAATGTTGTTTTGTCAACAGAAACCAAGGATACTTTGTTTGCCGAACAATTATTTTTTGATAAAATTAAACAGTGGGTTTTTACCAATAAGCCTGTAAAATTTAGAACGGGCACAGACTTAATTAATGGCAATGGTTTTGATTCTGATAAAGAATTTAGTCAAGCGGAGGTTTTAGAAATAAATGGTATCATAACACTTAATGAATAG
- a CDS encoding type III pantothenate kinase has product MNLVVDVGNSFFKLAVFEGDTLEVKAVVESDVFLEEVDKLLYKFPVIEKAIVASVGKIKESDVNYLKNKLHVLFLNRETVLPFVNKYATPSTLGIDRMVLVSASIFQFSNKNKLIIDAGTCITYDFVTDKNEYLGGAISPGIQMRYKSLHNFTANLPLLETEEPESIIGNSTNSSIHSGVIYGVINEIEGVIDSYKHKFSDLTVILTGGDTNFLSKQLKSSIFANSNFLLEGLNAILQYNNNE; this is encoded by the coding sequence ATGAATTTAGTAGTAGATGTAGGGAATTCTTTTTTTAAACTGGCTGTTTTTGAAGGTGATACTCTTGAAGTCAAAGCGGTAGTAGAATCAGATGTTTTTTTAGAGGAAGTCGATAAGTTATTATATAAATTTCCCGTCATAGAAAAAGCTATTGTAGCTTCAGTTGGAAAAATAAAAGAGAGTGATGTAAATTATTTAAAGAATAAGCTTCATGTTTTATTTTTAAATAGAGAAACGGTATTGCCATTTGTTAATAAATATGCTACACCAAGCACCTTAGGTATTGATAGAATGGTTTTGGTTAGTGCTTCTATATTTCAGTTTTCTAACAAAAACAAACTTATTATTGATGCAGGTACTTGTATTACCTATGATTTTGTAACTGATAAAAATGAATATTTAGGTGGTGCTATTTCGCCAGGAATTCAAATGCGTTATAAATCCTTGCATAATTTTACAGCCAATTTGCCGTTGTTAGAAACAGAGGAACCTGAAAGTATCATTGGAAATTCCACAAATAGTTCTATACACTCTGGAGTGATTTATGGCGTTATAAATGAAATTGAAGGTGTGATTGATAGTTATAAACATAAATTTTCGGATTTAACAGTTATTTTAACAGGAGGAGATACTAATTTCTTGTCTAAACAATTAAAAAGTAGCATATTTGCCAACTCTAATTTCCTTTTAGAGGGATTGAACGCTATTTTACAATATAATAATAACGAATGA
- a CDS encoding helix-turn-helix domain-containing protein, whose protein sequence is MEMSEKEIIKQIGDNVRQLRLERHLSQFQLQVDANVAKNQIGRIERGEHIPNIITVIKIAKALNVSISEIIDLKKI, encoded by the coding sequence ATGGAAATGTCTGAAAAAGAAATAATCAAGCAAATAGGCGATAATGTTCGCCAACTTCGTCTTGAAAGACATTTAAGCCAATTTCAACTGCAAGTAGATGCTAATGTTGCTAAAAACCAAATTGGAAGGATAGAAAGAGGGGAGCATATTCCAAATATCATTACTGTAATTAAAATAGCCAAAGCTCTTAATGTGAGTATTTCTGAAATTATAGACTTGAAAAAAATTTAA
- a CDS encoding restriction endonuclease subunit S codes for MVYKLGNIAEIQFGSYDKPQEKGSIKYLHAGHFDKLFKPTKFEESFVELDGKNDKFLLQPNDVILAGKGHRTFAWAYNPDFGKAIPSSLFYTIRTKPSKVLGAYLAQFLNSEKTQYNLKLIGAGATITSIPKKELEEITVEIPSLEEQKKIVDFIELLDEDLRLTQNLLEKRAALKKGLVNKLISNLIKMKT; via the coding sequence ATGGTTTATAAGCTTGGAAATATTGCAGAAATTCAGTTTGGTTCTTATGACAAACCCCAAGAAAAAGGGAGTATAAAGTACCTACATGCTGGTCATTTTGATAAGCTTTTCAAGCCCACTAAGTTTGAAGAAAGCTTTGTAGAATTAGATGGTAAAAATGATAAATTCCTGCTACAGCCTAATGATGTTATTTTAGCTGGCAAAGGTCATCGTACTTTTGCATGGGCTTATAATCCCGATTTTGGCAAAGCTATCCCCTCCTCTCTATTTTATACCATCAGAACAAAACCTTCCAAGGTATTAGGGGCTTATTTGGCTCAATTTCTCAACTCAGAAAAAACACAATACAACCTTAAACTTATTGGGGCTGGAGCAACTATTACATCCATCCCAAAAAAGGAACTTGAAGAAATAACCGTTGAAATCCCTTCTCTGGAGGAACAGAAAAAAATTGTTGATTTTATTGAGCTATTGGATGAAGATTTAAGATTAACACAAAATTTATTAGAAAAGAGAGCTGCTCTTAAAAAAGGGCTTGTAAATAAATTAATTAGTAATCTAATTAAAATGAAGACATAA
- a CDS encoding DUF2188 domain-containing protein — protein MSKTRHVVPNSDGGWDSKKGGAERASKHFETKKDAETYSRDLSRKEGSELFIHGKDGKIQRKDSHGNDKFPPRG, from the coding sequence ATGTCTAAAACAAGGCACGTAGTACCGAATTCCGATGGTGGTTGGGATTCCAAAAAAGGAGGAGCAGAAAGAGCTTCCAAACATTTTGAAACCAAAAAGGATGCTGAAACCTACAGTAGAGATTTGTCTCGAAAAGAAGGTTCTGAATTGTTTATCCATGGAAAAGATGGTAAAATTCAGCGAAAGGATTCTCATGGTAACGATAAGTTTCCTCCAAGAGGATAA
- a CDS encoding type I restriction-modification system subunit M: MSKLTQKQINDKVWAACDTFRGTIDATQYKDYILTMLFIKYISDVNKEKRADYMDKYSGDIERVERAMKHERFKVPEDSSFDYLYDNRNADNLGELTNIALENIEDANRSKLEKVFRNIDYNSEPNLGQTKDRNRRLKHLLTDFVELDLRPSNLEGNDVIGDSYEYLIANFASDAGKKAGEFYTPSQVSTLLAKLVEPKAGDRVCDPTCGSGSLLLKVADEIGSKNVALNGQELNGSTWALARMNMFLHEMDNAHIEWGDTLNNPLLKKDDALMKFDVVVANPPFSLDKWGADNASADRYNRFHRGIPPKSKGDYAFITHMIETLNEHGKAGVVLPHGVLFRGSSEAKIRKQLIDENILKAVIGLPANLFFGTGIPATILVFDKNKGCNTEVLFIDASNEFENAKNQNKLTNANIEKIVSTYKNWGTVDKYSHVATLEEIKENDYNLNIPRYMDTFEEEEPVDIKATQEEIKAIKQQIKAVEQKLEQHLQTLGF, encoded by the coding sequence ATGAGTAAGTTAACACAAAAACAAATCAACGATAAGGTCTGGGCTGCATGCGACACCTTTAGAGGCACCATAGATGCCACACAGTATAAGGACTATATTCTAACCATGCTCTTCATTAAGTACATTTCTGATGTGAATAAAGAAAAGAGAGCAGATTATATGGATAAATACAGTGGTGATATAGAGCGTGTGGAACGTGCCATGAAGCATGAGCGCTTTAAGGTGCCAGAAGACAGTTCGTTTGATTATTTATACGATAACAGGAATGCAGACAATTTGGGAGAGCTTACCAATATAGCTCTAGAGAATATTGAAGATGCCAACCGTTCCAAATTGGAAAAGGTTTTCCGTAATATAGATTATAATTCAGAGCCTAATTTGGGGCAAACCAAAGACCGTAACAGACGTTTAAAGCACTTGTTGACCGATTTTGTGGAGCTGGATTTAAGACCATCCAATTTAGAAGGTAACGATGTGATAGGAGATAGCTACGAATACCTAATAGCCAACTTTGCCTCTGATGCTGGTAAAAAAGCTGGTGAATTTTACACGCCATCTCAAGTTTCAACCTTGTTAGCAAAACTGGTGGAGCCAAAAGCTGGAGATAGAGTATGCGACCCAACCTGTGGTTCTGGCTCTTTGTTATTAAAGGTAGCTGATGAAATTGGCAGTAAAAACGTGGCTCTTAATGGTCAGGAATTAAACGGTAGCACATGGGCATTGGCTCGCATGAACATGTTCTTGCACGAGATGGACAATGCACACATAGAATGGGGCGATACGCTTAACAATCCATTACTTAAAAAGGATGATGCCCTTATGAAATTTGATGTGGTAGTAGCCAATCCTCCTTTTTCGTTAGATAAATGGGGAGCCGACAATGCCAGTGCCGACAGATACAATCGTTTTCATAGAGGGATTCCACCTAAAAGCAAAGGTGATTATGCCTTTATAACCCATATGATAGAGACCTTAAATGAGCATGGAAAAGCTGGTGTGGTATTACCTCATGGTGTTTTGTTTAGAGGAAGCTCTGAAGCTAAAATCCGTAAACAGCTTATAGACGAAAATATATTAAAAGCAGTGATAGGCTTACCAGCCAATTTATTTTTCGGTACAGGTATACCAGCTACCATTTTGGTATTTGATAAAAACAAAGGCTGCAACACAGAGGTGTTATTTATAGATGCCAGTAATGAGTTTGAAAATGCCAAAAACCAGAACAAACTCACTAATGCTAATATTGAAAAAATAGTAAGCACCTATAAAAACTGGGGAACGGTTGACAAGTACAGCCATGTAGCCACACTGGAGGAAATAAAGGAGAACGATTACAACCTTAATATACCTCGTTATATGGACACCTTTGAAGAAGAAGAACCAGTAGATATTAAAGCTACCCAAGAAGAGATAAAAGCCATAAAACAACAAATTAAAGCAGTAGAGCAAAAACTAGAGCAACATTTACAAACATTAGGGTTTTAA
- a CDS encoding restriction endonuclease subunit S, which translates to MEVIEEHKVGYKKTKLGWIPEDWKVVNLSNAVDFLDGKRKPIKESDRSKMQGHYPYYGASGIIDYVNNYIFDDDLILLGEDGANILTRSTRLAFKVSGKVWVNNHAHVLKPKKTFDIDFLNDFLESINYRKYNTSIAQPKLNKAECMKIPILSPPIEEQIKIGEILSDWDEAIEKTQTLIEKLQLRKKGLMQQLLTGKTRLKGFSGNWKEDKLGNYFTERKETGHDNLQLLSVGRNGVYPQDTTQKKDTSNANKSKYKRICIGDIGYNTMRMWQGRSALSEIEGIVSPAYTILKAKENTNPVFFSYLFKLEEMIHKFYRNSQGMVSDTWMCKFKDLKIIKFQAPSCREEQTAIAEILVTADKEIEQQQSYLEQLQAQKKGLMQQLLTGKIRVKA; encoded by the coding sequence ATGGAGGTAATTGAAGAACATAAAGTAGGTTATAAAAAAACAAAACTGGGTTGGATTCCTGAAGATTGGAAGGTAGTGAATTTATCTAATGCAGTTGATTTTTTAGATGGCAAAAGAAAACCTATTAAAGAATCTGACAGAAGTAAAATGCAAGGTCATTATCCTTACTATGGTGCATCTGGAATAATTGATTATGTCAACAACTACATTTTTGATGATGATTTAATCCTTCTTGGTGAAGATGGTGCAAACATCTTAACTAGAAGTACTAGACTTGCATTTAAAGTATCAGGCAAGGTATGGGTTAATAATCACGCCCATGTTCTAAAACCCAAAAAAACCTTCGATATTGATTTTCTTAATGACTTTTTAGAAAGCATTAATTATAGAAAATACAATACTAGTATCGCACAGCCAAAATTAAATAAGGCTGAGTGCATGAAGATTCCTATTTTATCACCCCCAATTGAAGAACAAATTAAAATAGGTGAAATTTTATCTGATTGGGACGAGGCTATAGAAAAAACGCAAACACTTATTGAAAAGCTCCAACTTCGTAAAAAAGGGTTAATGCAACAGCTATTAACTGGTAAAACTCGCTTGAAAGGGTTTAGCGGTAACTGGAAAGAGGATAAACTTGGTAATTACTTTACTGAAAGAAAAGAAACTGGTCATGACAATTTACAGTTACTGTCAGTAGGAAGAAATGGCGTTTACCCTCAAGATACAACACAGAAAAAAGATACTTCAAATGCTAATAAGTCTAAATATAAAAGAATATGCATAGGAGATATTGGCTATAACACCATGCGAATGTGGCAAGGCAGGAGTGCTTTATCTGAAATAGAAGGAATTGTTAGTCCAGCATACACCATCTTGAAAGCGAAAGAAAATACAAATCCAGTGTTTTTTAGCTATCTATTCAAGCTTGAAGAAATGATTCATAAGTTTTACAGAAATTCTCAAGGTATGGTAAGCGATACATGGATGTGTAAGTTCAAAGATTTGAAGATTATTAAGTTTCAAGCTCCATCATGTAGGGAGGAGCAAACTGCAATAGCTGAAATTTTGGTAACAGCCGATAAAGAAATAGAACAGCAACAAAGCTATTTAGAGCAATTACAAGCCCAAAAAAAAGGCTTGATGCAGCAGTTGTTAACTGGTAAGATTAGAGTAAAAGCATAA
- a CDS encoding DUF3800 domain-containing protein, protein MSKTFNLYCDESTHLQHDGKPYMMIAYIKCAYPQIKQHKDYIKLLKAKHKFHGEMKWSKISKSNAEFYADVIDYFFATDLNFRAIVVDKSQIDETREGFTYDDFYFRMYYQLVAQKMAAKYTYNLYLDVKDTRSQDKLSRLKNILDNHHNIRNIQFIKSYESYLMQIADVMMGAINYHIRGLNKVTAKNRIIEKMQSHAKINLKKSTPKEAEKFNLFYIDLR, encoded by the coding sequence ATGAGCAAAACATTCAATCTATATTGTGACGAAAGCACACATCTACAACATGATGGCAAGCCATACATGATGATAGCCTATATTAAATGTGCCTATCCACAAATTAAACAGCACAAGGACTACATCAAGCTACTTAAAGCCAAGCATAAGTTTCATGGTGAAATGAAATGGTCTAAAATCTCAAAATCCAATGCAGAGTTTTATGCTGATGTAATAGACTATTTTTTTGCTACAGACCTAAACTTTAGGGCAATAGTGGTTGATAAATCGCAAATAGATGAAACTCGTGAGGGCTTTACCTATGACGATTTTTATTTTAGAATGTATTACCAATTGGTAGCTCAAAAAATGGCTGCAAAATACACCTACAACTTGTATTTGGATGTAAAGGACACCAGAAGTCAGGATAAATTGTCAAGGCTTAAAAATATACTGGACAACCACCATAACATAAGAAACATTCAGTTTATCAAGTCTTACGAGAGCTACCTCATGCAAATAGCAGATGTGATGATGGGTGCCATAAACTACCATATTAGAGGTTTAAATAAGGTTACGGCAAAAAATAGGATTATTGAAAAGATGCAGTCGCATGCTAAAATCAACCTTAAAAAATCCACCCCAAAAGAAGCAGAGAAGTTTAACCTATTCTATATAGACTTAAGATAG
- a CDS encoding type I restriction endonuclease subunit R, with translation MSKTPSFLEDHISQIPAIQLLINMGYQYVSPEQALEWRNDKKSHVLFENILKEQLKKINSIQRKGKSYEFSEANINSAILSLKDLPINEGFLNANAAFYDLITLGKALEQSIDGDKKSHTLQYIDWETPENNVFHVTEEYAVLRTGRTDTYRPDIVLFINGIPIVVIECKSPSLSGTKSPTELAIEQHIRNFSKTGIRSLYIYSNLLLSIAANDGSYATTGTSKEFWSKWKEQFANKETESKYWDGLQALKNKPLKESVKDQLFTERTFGFNYARWYFDSLEEENRPLTKQDELLYSLCRPERLIDIIRNFTVYDEGIKKVARYQQYFAVKDTLKRVTHFDNTGKRQGGVIWHTQGSGKSLTMVMLAQMIASSPKISNPKILLVTDRIDLDDQISDTFKKCQKEVKQAKTGSHLTELLHDKSDAIITTIINKFEAAVNQCKQPFLSPDIFVMIDEGHRTQYGSFNVSMQRVFSNACFLAFTGTPLMKKEKSTANKFGGYIGLPYTVKDAVEDGAVVPLLYEGRHNLITVDEDPINRYFDKLSEPLSDYGKANLKKKFNTINELNKTEKVIYARAWDISEHYRSFFQTEGDKYKPKAQLVAPSIKTALLYKQYLDEIGMVSSEVVVTQSDPREGTEDGFYNVNEEKEREDAYFNAMIDKYGDLKRFEKSIITQFKKREHPEILIVVAKLLTGFDAPNNTILYLCRSLKEHTLLQAVARVNRVYPGKDYGYIIDYYGNLENLDNALSTYSGLAEFDDSELEGTLTNLNEEVKKLPQAHSELWDIFKTLKDKNLEPTAYEELLAPEDIRNKFYEKLSHFARLLKMALSSIDFVNNTDDKKINMYKRDAKFFLKLRVDVKRRYNDNLSYKEFEPQIQKLINKHISTEGEIMKVTELVNIFDKEEREAEIEKITGKASQADHIASRTIKAINVKMQEDPVYYKKLADLIKETIEEYYLKRISETEFLKRAKEHEDRFLHGRSDDAPEELANNDAALAFYNFSKSIYDDSELLKTPFHIEVSLAIDNTVKKHIYLNGNKIIEWHKNNDITGKINIVLGDVLYELLKKFDLDTDWSKIDHLIEECMKVAILKYK, from the coding sequence ATGAGTAAAACACCATCATTTTTAGAAGACCATATATCGCAGATACCAGCGATTCAATTGCTCATTAACATGGGGTACCAGTATGTATCACCTGAACAGGCTTTAGAGTGGCGTAATGATAAGAAATCTCATGTCTTGTTTGAAAATATTCTAAAAGAACAGCTTAAGAAAATCAATAGTATCCAAAGGAAGGGCAAAAGCTATGAATTTTCAGAAGCTAATATCAATTCGGCTATTTTGTCATTAAAAGACTTACCTATAAACGAAGGGTTTTTAAATGCCAATGCAGCATTTTACGACCTGATTACTTTAGGCAAAGCATTAGAGCAAAGCATTGACGGTGATAAAAAAAGTCATACACTACAATATATAGATTGGGAAACACCAGAAAACAATGTGTTTCATGTTACCGAAGAATATGCGGTTTTAAGAACTGGCAGAACGGACACTTACAGACCAGATATTGTATTATTTATCAATGGTATTCCAATTGTAGTTATTGAATGTAAAAGCCCGTCTTTAAGTGGTACCAAATCACCTACCGAATTAGCTATTGAACAACATATACGTAACTTCAGTAAAACTGGCATTAGGTCACTTTATATATACTCTAATCTGTTATTGAGTATTGCTGCCAATGATGGCAGCTATGCCACAACAGGAACCAGTAAGGAGTTTTGGTCAAAATGGAAAGAGCAATTTGCCAATAAAGAAACTGAATCAAAGTATTGGGACGGATTACAGGCTTTAAAAAACAAACCTTTGAAAGAATCAGTCAAAGACCAATTGTTTACAGAACGCACCTTTGGATTCAATTATGCAAGATGGTATTTTGATAGTCTGGAGGAAGAAAATAGACCACTGACCAAACAAGATGAGTTATTGTACAGTTTATGTAGACCAGAACGATTGATTGATATTATTAGAAACTTTACTGTTTATGACGAAGGCATAAAAAAAGTAGCCCGATACCAGCAATATTTTGCAGTAAAGGACACTTTAAAGCGAGTAACACATTTTGACAATACAGGCAAAAGGCAAGGTGGTGTAATTTGGCACACTCAAGGAAGCGGAAAATCACTAACCATGGTCATGTTGGCTCAAATGATAGCTTCAAGTCCAAAAATATCTAATCCAAAGATTCTATTGGTAACTGATAGGATTGATTTAGATGACCAAATATCTGACACTTTTAAAAAGTGTCAAAAAGAGGTTAAGCAAGCCAAAACAGGTTCTCATCTAACGGAACTTCTACATGATAAAAGTGATGCGATTATAACCACTATTATTAACAAGTTTGAAGCGGCAGTAAACCAATGCAAGCAACCGTTTTTATCACCAGACATTTTTGTAATGATAGACGAAGGGCACAGAACCCAATATGGTAGTTTTAATGTGAGCATGCAACGTGTATTTTCAAACGCTTGTTTTTTAGCCTTTACAGGGACTCCTTTGATGAAAAAGGAGAAGAGTACCGCCAACAAGTTTGGAGGCTATATAGGGCTTCCCTATACTGTTAAAGATGCTGTAGAAGATGGTGCTGTGGTACCATTGCTTTATGAAGGAAGACATAATCTTATTACAGTTGATGAAGACCCTATAAACAGGTATTTTGATAAACTTTCAGAACCGCTTTCAGATTATGGTAAAGCCAACCTCAAAAAGAAGTTCAACACCATTAATGAATTGAATAAAACGGAGAAGGTTATTTATGCCAGAGCATGGGATATTTCGGAGCATTACAGGAGCTTTTTCCAAACTGAAGGGGACAAGTATAAACCGAAAGCTCAATTAGTTGCACCAAGCATAAAAACAGCTCTCTTATATAAACAGTATTTAGATGAAATTGGTATGGTTTCATCGGAAGTCGTTGTCACTCAATCAGACCCACGAGAAGGCACCGAAGATGGATTTTATAATGTTAATGAAGAGAAGGAACGAGAAGATGCTTATTTCAATGCCATGATTGATAAATATGGGGACTTAAAGCGATTTGAGAAAAGTATTATAACTCAATTCAAAAAAAGAGAGCATCCAGAAATCTTAATTGTCGTTGCAAAACTGTTAACTGGTTTTGATGCACCAAATAACACAATCTTATACTTATGCAGGTCGTTAAAGGAACACACACTTCTTCAAGCTGTAGCCAGAGTTAACCGTGTATACCCTGGAAAAGACTATGGCTATATTATTGATTATTATGGCAATTTAGAGAATTTGGACAATGCATTAAGCACCTATTCTGGACTAGCAGAATTTGATGATTCTGAATTGGAAGGCACATTGACCAACCTTAATGAAGAGGTGAAAAAATTACCTCAAGCCCATTCAGAACTTTGGGACATTTTCAAGACCCTTAAAGATAAAAATCTGGAGCCGACAGCATATGAAGAGCTATTAGCACCTGAAGATATTAGAAACAAGTTTTATGAGAAATTGAGTCATTTTGCACGTCTTTTAAAGATGGCTTTGTCTTCAATTGATTTTGTAAACAATACTGATGACAAAAAGATTAACATGTATAAAAGAGATGCCAAATTCTTTTTGAAATTACGTGTTGATGTAAAAAGGCGTTACAACGATAACCTCTCTTACAAAGAGTTTGAACCTCAAATTCAGAAGCTAATTAATAAGCACATCTCTACTGAAGGTGAAATAATGAAGGTTACTGAATTGGTAAATATTTTTGACAAGGAAGAGCGAGAGGCAGAAATAGAAAAAATCACAGGAAAGGCATCTCAAGCAGACCATATAGCAAGCCGAACCATAAAGGCAATAAATGTTAAGATGCAAGAAGACCCTGTGTATTACAAAAAGCTTGCAGATTTGATTAAAGAAACCATAGAGGAGTATTATTTAAAACGCATATCGGAAACTGAATTCTTGAAAAGAGCAAAAGAGCATGAGGATAGATTTTTACATGGCAGGTCTGATGATGCTCCAGAAGAATTAGCAAACAATGATGCTGCATTAGCTTTTTACAACTTTAGTAAGTCCATTTATGATGATTCCGAATTATTGAAAACACCTTTTCATATTGAAGTAAGTTTAGCCATTGATAACACAGTTAAGAAGCATATTTATCTTAATGGAAATAAGATTATTGAATGGCATAAAAACAATGACATTACAGGTAAAATTAATATTGTTTTGGGAGATGTACTCTATGAGCTATTGAAGAAGTTTGATTTAGACACGGACTGGTCTAAAATTGACCATTTGATTGAAGAATGCATGAAAGTAGCCATTTTAAAATACAAGTAG